Proteins co-encoded in one Gemmatimonadaceae bacterium genomic window:
- the mug gene encoding G/U mismatch-specific DNA glycosylase, with product MGAPKKPTKAELAAAVDRTVPDLIAPDLRVLFCGINPGLYTAALGHHFGRPGNRFWPALHGAGFTPRQFAPWEERELLPLGIGITNMVSRTTATAAELTAAEYVAGGERLRAMATQYHPRVIAFLGIGAYRVAFARPKALLGLQTDGLGETALWVLPSPSGLNANHQLGDLVALLRALRGWVETHAHPLPSATRSQ from the coding sequence ATGGGTGCACCGAAGAAGCCAACGAAAGCCGAACTGGCCGCCGCTGTTGATCGCACCGTGCCAGATCTTATTGCGCCGGATTTGCGTGTGCTGTTCTGCGGCATCAATCCCGGCCTGTATACCGCGGCATTGGGACATCATTTCGGACGACCGGGCAATCGCTTCTGGCCGGCGCTGCACGGCGCGGGCTTTACACCACGACAATTCGCCCCGTGGGAAGAGCGCGAACTGCTCCCTCTTGGCATCGGCATCACGAACATGGTGTCGCGTACCACAGCTACCGCCGCGGAGTTGACAGCGGCTGAGTACGTGGCGGGTGGTGAACGCTTGCGGGCGATGGCGACGCAATACCATCCGCGCGTCATTGCGTTTCTGGGGATCGGCGCCTATCGCGTGGCGTTTGCGCGACCCAAGGCCCTGTTGGGTCTGCAGACCGATGGGCTTGGCGAGACCGCGCTGTGGGTGCTGCCCAGCCCCAGCGGACTCAATGCCAATCATCAGTTGGGCGATCTGGTGGCGCTGCTCCGTGCACTTCGCGGGTGGGTCGAGACGCACGCGCACCCGTTACCCTCAGCGACCCGCTCGCAGTAG
- the mutS gene encoding DNA mismatch repair protein MutS encodes MSGAATPLMQQYREIKARHQDAILFFRMGDFYEMFYDDAETASRVLGLTLTARNNGGAAEVPLAGIPVKAAAEYLRRLVGQGHRVAVCEQVEDPKLAKGLVKREVIETITPGAVFADDLLDGARANYVCAIATGRDTARDGDRAHIGIAAADLSTGELRLAIVSASDAPAVLARLAPRELLVVRGGSDETMARALLVADRALVTEREPWEFDAQMAADELTRQFDVRGLDGFGLGASDGAAIGAAGALLRYLRELQPSGLPHLARPIVERPGGVMPLDEMTRRNLELVESLRGGEVAGTLLSVLDRTVTPMGQRLLRQWLLAPLMDRAAIEQRLDAVTVLVRDAVGRASLREALDGVRDIDRLASKAAAGRATPRELRALGDSLARLPRVAQAARGVRDHVRDSIRDSIRDSTTTGGVLAQLLAEWDDGADCAERLTHMLVERPPLTIGDEDTIAPGIDGELDELRALRDGGKDAIATIQADERARTGISSLKVGFNRVFGYYLEISNANKHLVPDDYQRRQTLTGAERYVTPALKSYEEKVLTAADRIETRERELFEALRREAGQAIARWQAVARRVATIDVLGAFADVAEREQYTRPDLHDDFDLEITAGRHPVVERMMAREKFIPNDLVLTEGARLIVLTGPNMAGKSTILRQIGLIQLLAQVGAYVPARHARLPVVDRLFTRVGASDNLVRGQSTFMVEMSETSAILHTATARSLVLLDEIGRGTSTYDGVSIAWSVSEHLHDAIGCKTVFATHYHELTQLANELPAVRNFTVAVREVGDQVLFLHKLIPGGADRSYGIEVGRLAGLPAAVIARAKEVLALLEGEGEQMAARLTTETHAAPRSATRRGPHMVRPGMPTAQLGFFGDAAPPADPAMTRLADAVTALEPDNMTPMQALTAIAALKGELAAGKTAKP; translated from the coding sequence ATGAGTGGTGCGGCGACGCCGCTGATGCAGCAGTACCGGGAGATCAAGGCGCGTCATCAGGACGCGATCCTGTTTTTCCGCATGGGCGATTTCTACGAGATGTTCTACGACGACGCGGAAACGGCGTCGCGCGTACTGGGGCTCACGCTGACCGCGCGCAACAACGGCGGGGCGGCCGAAGTGCCGCTGGCCGGAATTCCCGTCAAGGCGGCAGCGGAGTATCTCCGTCGGCTGGTTGGACAGGGACATCGCGTGGCGGTTTGCGAGCAAGTGGAAGATCCGAAGCTCGCGAAAGGGCTGGTGAAGCGCGAAGTGATTGAAACGATCACGCCGGGCGCCGTCTTTGCCGACGACTTGCTGGATGGCGCGCGGGCGAACTACGTGTGCGCCATTGCCACCGGGCGCGACACGGCGCGGGATGGCGATCGCGCGCACATCGGCATTGCCGCCGCCGACTTGTCCACCGGCGAATTGCGACTGGCCATCGTGTCCGCGTCGGATGCACCGGCCGTATTGGCTCGGCTTGCGCCGCGTGAGTTGCTGGTGGTGCGTGGTGGCTCTGATGAAACCATGGCCCGTGCGTTACTGGTGGCTGATCGGGCACTGGTGACGGAGCGCGAACCCTGGGAGTTCGACGCGCAGATGGCGGCCGATGAACTCACGCGACAGTTCGACGTGCGCGGACTGGATGGCTTCGGGCTGGGCGCGAGCGATGGTGCGGCCATCGGCGCGGCCGGCGCGCTGTTGCGGTATCTGCGTGAATTGCAGCCCAGTGGATTGCCGCATCTGGCGCGACCGATCGTGGAGCGGCCCGGTGGCGTGATGCCGCTGGATGAAATGACGCGTCGCAATCTCGAGTTGGTGGAATCACTGCGCGGCGGCGAGGTGGCCGGTACGCTGCTGTCGGTGCTCGACCGCACGGTCACGCCGATGGGTCAACGGTTACTGCGACAGTGGTTGCTGGCACCGCTCATGGACCGTGCGGCCATCGAACAGCGCCTGGACGCCGTGACGGTGCTGGTGCGTGACGCGGTGGGGCGCGCTTCACTGCGCGAGGCGTTGGACGGTGTGCGCGACATCGACCGTCTGGCCAGCAAGGCGGCGGCGGGTCGGGCGACACCACGTGAATTGCGCGCGCTGGGTGATTCGTTGGCGCGCCTACCACGCGTGGCGCAGGCAGCGCGTGGCGTGCGGGATCATGTACGCGATAGCATACGCGATAGCATACGCGATAGCACCACCACGGGCGGTGTGTTGGCGCAGTTGTTGGCCGAGTGGGACGACGGAGCAGACTGCGCGGAACGATTGACGCACATGCTGGTGGAGCGCCCGCCGCTGACGATTGGCGATGAAGACACCATTGCGCCGGGTATCGACGGCGAGCTGGACGAGTTGCGCGCGCTGCGTGATGGCGGAAAGGACGCGATTGCCACGATTCAGGCAGACGAGCGCGCCCGCACCGGCATTTCGTCACTCAAGGTGGGATTCAACCGCGTGTTCGGGTACTACCTGGAAATCTCGAACGCCAACAAGCATCTGGTGCCCGACGACTATCAGCGTCGCCAGACGTTGACCGGTGCCGAACGATATGTGACGCCAGCGCTCAAGTCGTACGAGGAGAAGGTGCTCACGGCGGCTGATCGCATCGAGACGCGCGAACGCGAACTGTTTGAAGCGTTGCGTCGTGAAGCGGGGCAGGCGATTGCCCGCTGGCAAGCCGTGGCGCGACGCGTGGCGACGATCGATGTGCTGGGCGCCTTTGCGGACGTGGCCGAACGCGAGCAGTACACGCGTCCCGACTTGCATGATGACTTCGATCTGGAAATCACGGCGGGTCGGCATCCCGTGGTTGAGCGCATGATGGCGCGCGAGAAGTTCATTCCCAATGATCTCGTGCTGACCGAGGGCGCGCGACTGATCGTGCTGACCGGACCCAATATGGCCGGCAAGAGCACGATTTTGCGGCAGATCGGCCTGATTCAACTGCTGGCGCAGGTGGGCGCGTATGTGCCGGCGCGTCACGCGCGACTGCCGGTGGTGGACCGCCTGTTCACGCGCGTGGGCGCCAGCGACAACCTGGTGCGCGGCCAAAGCACCTTCATGGTGGAGATGAGCGAAACGAGCGCCATCCTGCACACCGCGACGGCGCGGTCGTTGGTGTTGCTGGATGAAATCGGTCGTGGGACCAGTACGTATGATGGCGTATCCATCGCGTGGAGTGTGAGCGAACATCTGCACGATGCGATTGGCTGCAAGACCGTGTTCGCCACGCACTATCATGAATTGACCCAACTGGCCAACGAACTGCCGGCGGTGCGCAACTTCACAGTGGCGGTGCGCGAGGTGGGCGATCAGGTGTTGTTCCTGCACAAGCTGATCCCCGGGGGAGCCGACCGCAGTTATGGCATCGAGGTGGGTCGATTGGCGGGCTTGCCGGCGGCGGTGATTGCCCGTGCCAAGGAAGTGCTGGCGTTGCTGGAAGGCGAAGGCGAGCAAATGGCGGCGCGCCTGACCACTGAAACGCATGCGGCGCCACGCAGTGCCACGCGCCGTGGACCGCACATGGTGCGACCTGGTATGCCCACCGCGCAGCTGGGATTCTTTGGCGACGCCGCACCGCCCGCTGATCCGGCCATGACGCGTCTCGCTGATGCCGTAACGGCGCTTGAGCCGGACAACATGACACCGATGCAGGCGTTGACGGCGATTGCCGCGCTGAAAGGGGAGCTGGCCGCGGGGAAGACGGCCAAGCCGTGA
- a CDS encoding SPOR domain-containing protein, translating into MIRRALRPSLVCLVWLLVSAGVVRAQTSAGVTSAVGRARGLMDAGDGAKARTLLDSLVAHTDPSSDDMAEALYWRAVLSERVADGERDWKRLVVDAPLSPRVPEALLRLGELEILRGRPAVARAHYERILRDFSESPQRPKAMIQVVRSYFEERDILHACESVTALRGVTIPEGELRLQANDLQLRCAAAAATAAGGTANGVAVPTPAVTTPAPAAAVSAATVFSVQLAAYDTRAQATALVKRLATRGVKARVDGERKPFRVRVGRYETRAEAAAMLTRLKKQGQRGFVAELGR; encoded by the coding sequence GTGATACGCCGCGCGCTGCGTCCGTCGCTGGTGTGTCTCGTATGGCTGCTGGTGAGCGCCGGAGTGGTGCGGGCACAGACGTCGGCTGGTGTCACGTCGGCAGTAGGTCGCGCGCGAGGCCTGATGGATGCTGGTGACGGTGCGAAGGCGCGCACGCTGCTTGACTCATTGGTGGCGCACACCGACCCCTCCTCGGATGACATGGCGGAAGCCCTCTACTGGCGCGCCGTGCTGAGCGAACGGGTGGCCGACGGCGAACGCGACTGGAAGCGCCTGGTGGTGGATGCGCCATTGTCGCCGCGCGTTCCGGAAGCATTGCTGAGACTGGGGGAGCTGGAAATCCTGCGCGGGCGACCGGCGGTGGCACGCGCCCACTACGAACGGATCCTGCGGGATTTCTCCGAGTCGCCGCAGCGACCGAAGGCGATGATCCAAGTGGTGCGCAGCTATTTCGAAGAACGGGATATTCTGCATGCGTGCGAGTCAGTGACCGCGTTGCGCGGTGTAACAATTCCCGAAGGGGAGCTGCGGTTGCAGGCGAACGATTTGCAGCTGCGATGTGCAGCAGCGGCAGCGACCGCGGCGGGCGGGACAGCCAACGGCGTTGCAGTGCCGACACCGGCCGTTACGACGCCAGCGCCGGCAGCGGCCGTCTCCGCAGCCACCGTTTTCAGTGTGCAGTTGGCGGCCTACGACACGCGCGCGCAAGCCACGGCATTGGTGAAGCGCCTCGCGACGCGCGGCGTGAAGGCGCGGGTGGATGGCGAGCGGAAACCATTTCGCGTGCGCGTGGGACGCTATGAGACGCGCGCGGAGGCGGCCGCGATGCTGACGCGTCTCAAGAAACAGGGGCAGCGCGGTTTCGTGGCGGAGCTCGGTCGATGA
- the holA gene encoding DNA polymerase III subunit delta — translation MPPRAERSTTSREASPQRTVLAAIQSRTFAPVYYLYGDDDYLKDVAVRDLLDAAIDPSTRDFNCEIRRGGDLDAESVSSLLATPPMLAERRAVVLRDVTALKKAARGQLDRYLARPASDTLLVLTSLAGTKPDAALLGASTALEFAPLTPERVRKWISHHASTTLSVGISEDAGELLQQAVGNDLQLLAAELDKCASYALGAHERDHRDTGISTEAPPVIDADAVTAVVGVRRGETVTDLLDAVARQDAAAAITLVSHVLGQPKVTAVQVVMMLSTQAFALAFGRARRDAGTPTNRLPTEYFAFLKEAGGYPGRPWGEAASAWTKVTDQWSAAACARALALLLEADIALKETTVSNAEQTMMSLVLSLCALRTRRRSAA, via the coding sequence ATGCCGCCCCGCGCCGAGCGTTCGACCACGTCCCGTGAAGCCTCCCCGCAGCGCACGGTCTTAGCCGCCATTCAGTCGCGGACATTCGCACCCGTGTATTACCTGTACGGCGACGATGACTACCTGAAGGACGTCGCGGTGCGGGATCTGCTGGACGCCGCCATCGATCCGTCCACCCGCGATTTCAACTGCGAGATTCGCCGTGGTGGCGATCTGGACGCGGAATCGGTGAGCAGTCTGCTGGCCACGCCGCCGATGCTGGCCGAGCGACGCGCCGTGGTGTTGCGCGACGTGACGGCGCTCAAGAAGGCGGCGCGCGGGCAACTCGATCGGTATCTCGCCCGCCCGGCCAGCGACACGTTGCTGGTGCTCACCAGCCTGGCCGGAACCAAGCCCGACGCGGCGCTGCTCGGTGCGTCAACCGCGCTGGAGTTCGCACCGTTGACACCGGAGCGCGTGCGCAAATGGATTTCGCATCATGCGTCGACCACGCTGTCGGTTGGCATCAGCGAGGATGCCGGCGAACTGCTGCAGCAGGCAGTGGGCAACGATCTGCAGCTGCTGGCCGCAGAACTCGACAAGTGCGCGAGCTATGCGTTGGGGGCGCACGAGCGCGATCACCGTGACACCGGGATTTCGACGGAGGCACCTCCCGTCATCGATGCCGACGCGGTCACCGCCGTGGTCGGCGTGCGTCGTGGTGAAACCGTCACCGATTTGCTGGATGCCGTGGCCCGACAGGATGCCGCGGCGGCGATCACGCTGGTGTCGCACGTGCTCGGGCAACCGAAAGTGACGGCGGTGCAAGTGGTGATGATGCTCAGCACGCAGGCGTTTGCCCTGGCCTTTGGCCGGGCCCGTCGCGACGCGGGTACACCCACCAATCGTTTGCCGACGGAATATTTCGCGTTCCTGAAAGAAGCCGGTGGCTATCCGGGACGCCCGTGGGGCGAGGCGGCTTCCGCGTGGACCAAGGTGACCGACCAGTGGAGTGCCGCAGCGTGTGCGCGCGCGCTGGCGTTGTTGCTGGAAGCGGACATCGCCCTCAAGGAGACCACGGTGTCGAATGCCGAACAGACGATGATGTCGCTGGTGTTGTCGTTGTGCGCGCTGCGCACCCGTCGCCGGAGTGCGGCGTGA
- a CDS encoding sigma-70 family RNA polymerase sigma factor translates to MAELARTLTTPLTQSVSVREHLRSLDDGEVVSAFLGGEERAFEELVDRYQGRLLNFVYRTIGDRDRAEDLVQEVFIRVYRHIGRFDRSKKFSTWIYTIASNLAKNELRNRSRNPLVLFQTIKAKFEDDERPLQFEDVHTRPDDLFRKRHLREMVEQSVSQLPSHHREVFVLRELEGKSYEEIAEITGVNLGTVKSRLNRARTAFADIIAPLVR, encoded by the coding sequence ATGGCCGAACTTGCTCGTACGCTCACAACCCCGCTCACCCAGTCCGTGTCAGTGCGCGAGCACCTGCGCTCACTGGACGACGGCGAGGTGGTGTCCGCGTTCCTCGGTGGTGAGGAACGTGCGTTTGAAGAGCTGGTCGACCGGTATCAGGGGCGGCTGCTGAACTTCGTGTACCGCACCATCGGCGACCGCGACCGCGCGGAGGACCTGGTACAGGAAGTCTTCATCCGCGTCTATCGACACATCGGTCGATTCGATCGCTCGAAGAAGTTCTCGACCTGGATCTACACGATCGCCTCGAATCTGGCGAAGAACGAGCTGCGCAATCGGTCGCGCAATCCGCTCGTACTCTTCCAGACCATCAAGGCGAAGTTCGAGGACGACGAGCGGCCGCTGCAGTTCGAGGACGTGCATACCCGCCCCGACGACCTGTTCCGCAAGCGACACCTGCGGGAAATGGTCGAGCAGTCGGTCTCCCAACTACCGTCGCATCATCGCGAAGTGTTCGTGCTGCGGGAGTTGGAAGGCAAGTCGTACGAGGAGATCGCCGAGATTACCGGCGTGAATCTGGGTACGGTGAAGTCGCGCCTCAACCGCGCGCGGACAGCCTTCGCGGATATCATCGCGCCACTGGTCCGCTAG
- a CDS encoding NUDIX hydrolase: MVRHPGASAVVPLLDADADDPQVLLIRQYRYAADGYLYEIPAGRLDAGESPLQCAHRELSEETGYRAERVEHLFTMYTTPGFTDEKIHLFLATGLTAGESHREADEFMELVPTKLSRALSMIEQGEIQDAKTALALLYAAGFRLG; encoded by the coding sequence ATGGTCCGGCACCCGGGCGCAAGTGCCGTGGTGCCCTTGCTGGATGCGGACGCCGATGACCCGCAGGTCTTGTTGATACGCCAGTACCGCTACGCCGCGGACGGTTATCTTTATGAAATCCCGGCAGGCCGATTGGACGCCGGGGAATCCCCATTGCAATGCGCGCATCGCGAACTGTCCGAGGAAACCGGATACCGTGCTGAACGTGTCGAACACTTGTTCACCATGTACACGACGCCGGGCTTCACCGACGAGAAGATCCACCTTTTTCTCGCCACGGGGCTTACGGCCGGAGAATCACACCGGGAAGCCGACGAATTCATGGAGTTGGTGCCAACCAAGCTGTCACGGGCACTGTCCATGATTGAACAGGGCGAAATCCAGGATGCCAAAACGGCGCTGGCTTTGCTCTACGCGGCTGGATTTCGACTCGGCTGA
- a CDS encoding SET domain-containing protein-lysine N-methyltransferase produces MRRSRIQGRGAFALRPIRTGQRVDEYIGQRISHEEADRRYDDNNGRHHTFLFVLDDDIVLDARYGGSDARFLNHACDPNCESVIENDRVWIKAIKPIKPETELVYDYRFEWQDDFEPEDIRYYACRCGAAKCRGTILLVPRYLKSTVRKWLAGDDVPKPRKPRKKTAKKSSLGHPHVAERRATKVKKRVTKKAGR; encoded by the coding sequence GTGCGTCGTTCCCGCATTCAAGGACGCGGCGCGTTTGCCCTCCGTCCCATTCGCACCGGTCAGCGCGTGGACGAATACATCGGCCAGCGCATTTCCCACGAAGAGGCCGATCGTCGGTACGACGACAACAACGGACGTCATCACACCTTTCTGTTCGTGCTCGATGACGACATCGTGCTGGACGCGCGCTATGGCGGGAGCGACGCGCGCTTTCTGAATCACGCGTGTGATCCGAACTGCGAGTCGGTGATCGAGAACGACCGCGTCTGGATCAAGGCCATCAAGCCGATCAAGCCGGAGACGGAGCTCGTCTACGACTATCGCTTCGAATGGCAGGACGACTTCGAGCCGGAAGACATTCGCTACTACGCCTGTCGCTGTGGCGCTGCCAAGTGCCGCGGTACGATTCTGCTGGTACCGCGCTACCTGAAATCGACCGTCAGGAAGTGGTTGGCCGGCGACGATGTGCCCAAGCCGCGGAAGCCTCGGAAGAAGACGGCCAAGAAGAGCTCGCTGGGGCATCCTCACGTGGCCGAGCGGCGCGCCACCAAAGTGAAGAAGCGGGTGACCAAGAAGGCGGGGCGGTGA
- a CDS encoding insulinase family protein, producing MNAELMKSPALPPAPSRPGPGTPRPYRFPHFESRVLPNGLRILVAPIHAYPVVTILAVIEAGATRDPRNCEGVAQLATRALNEGTRTMSSLELAQRLEMLGSTLDTGADWDSAIVQLTALASRVDDGFSVLAEVLREPAFPEHELERLRAERLSDLAQLRAEPRGLADVFFSRLLYAPASRFARLAGGDEASIARVTRDRITAYHAAFYRPSATALIIAGDITVDEAVRQTSRCFGDWSGAAAPASEPVDSQRFDNARVHIVHKADAPQSELRVGHVAVPRSHEDYFPLVVMNAILGGLFSSRLNLNLREEHAYTYGAHSAFDWRRAASPFEISTAVETAVTADALREIMTEFTRIREAPVTEAELSLATSYLIGVFPIRFESTAAVAGGLANVEIFGLPGDYFDTYRDRVRAVTADDVLRVANTHLDPTRLQAVVVGDAGAIRESLAALGVGPVTVYDPSEPDVATDVPVEPSASHS from the coding sequence GTGAACGCCGAACTCATGAAGTCCCCTGCACTGCCGCCCGCCCCGTCCCGTCCCGGCCCCGGCACGCCGCGCCCGTATCGCTTTCCGCACTTCGAATCGCGCGTGCTCCCGAACGGGCTGCGCATTCTGGTGGCGCCCATTCACGCCTATCCGGTGGTGACGATTCTGGCCGTCATCGAGGCTGGTGCCACGCGCGATCCGAGAAATTGCGAGGGCGTTGCCCAACTGGCCACGCGCGCGCTCAACGAAGGCACGCGCACCATGTCGTCGCTGGAGTTGGCGCAGCGGCTGGAGATGCTGGGCAGCACGCTCGACACGGGGGCCGATTGGGATTCGGCGATTGTGCAACTGACGGCACTCGCGTCACGGGTGGATGACGGATTCTCGGTGTTGGCCGAGGTGCTGCGCGAACCGGCGTTCCCAGAGCACGAACTTGAACGGTTGCGCGCCGAACGACTCTCCGATCTGGCGCAGTTGCGCGCGGAACCCCGCGGGTTGGCCGACGTGTTCTTCTCGCGATTGTTGTACGCCCCGGCCTCGCGCTTTGCGCGACTGGCGGGTGGCGATGAGGCCAGCATTGCGCGCGTGACCCGCGACCGTATCACCGCGTATCACGCGGCGTTCTACCGGCCGAGTGCCACGGCGTTGATCATCGCCGGAGACATCACGGTTGACGAAGCGGTGCGCCAGACGTCGCGGTGCTTTGGTGACTGGAGCGGTGCGGCCGCGCCGGCGTCGGAACCCGTCGATAGCCAACGCTTTGACAATGCGCGCGTCCATATTGTCCACAAGGCCGACGCGCCGCAGTCGGAGTTGCGCGTGGGTCATGTGGCCGTGCCGCGCTCGCACGAGGACTACTTCCCGTTGGTGGTGATGAACGCGATTCTCGGGGGGTTGTTCTCGTCCCGGCTCAATCTCAACCTGCGCGAGGAGCACGCGTACACCTACGGCGCGCATTCGGCGTTCGACTGGCGACGCGCAGCGAGTCCGTTCGAGATCTCGACCGCCGTGGAAACCGCCGTGACGGCCGATGCCCTGCGTGAAATCATGACGGAGTTCACGCGTATTCGTGAAGCGCCGGTCACCGAGGCGGAGCTGTCGTTGGCGACGAGTTACCTGATTGGCGTTTTCCCGATTCGCTTCGAGTCGACGGCCGCCGTGGCCGGCGGGTTGGCCAACGTGGAAATTTTCGGACTACCCGGCGACTACTTCGACACCTATCGCGATCGGGTGCGCGCGGTGACGGCGGACGATGTGCTGCGAGTGGCAAACACGCATCTCGATCCGACACGACTGCAGGCGGTGGTGGTGGGCGATGCGGGCGCCATCCGCGAGTCGCTGGCCGCGCTTGGCGTTGGACCCGTGACCGTGTACGATCCGTCCGAGCCGGACGTAGCGACGGACGTTCCGGTCGAGCCGTCGGCCAGCCATTCCTGA
- a CDS encoding insulinase family protein, producing the protein MRIPVESYRLPNGLHVVLSKDHTAPIVAVNLWYHVGSANERLERTGFAHLFEHMLFQGSEQVAANEHFELVQRAGGTLNGSTWLDRTNYYETLPSNQLALALWLEADRMGRFLPGLTQQKLDTQRDVVKNERRWSVDNQPYGTWWEKLPALCFPEQHPFHHSLIGSMEHLSDASLEDVADFFRTYYTPDNAVLTIAGDLDRAEAIRLVDAYFGPIPQGAPRPPLRDMTVSATFGTTLREVVTDAVALPRLFVACRTPVFGSDGYYAASLASAILGLRTGSRLEQSLVRTQRVASQASAFTYDLAKGSDLLIVDATAHGDVSAEQLEAAVLAELDRIHEHGVTETEVARARALIETSFVTGLQSAAERADQLSRFATYFGDPSLANDQVARYQAVTAADVSRLTRERLGPDNRAVLLYLPAPVDDVDADLAVADAAVIA; encoded by the coding sequence ATGCGCATTCCCGTCGAGAGCTACCGCCTCCCGAATGGCCTGCACGTGGTGCTCTCGAAAGATCACACGGCACCCATCGTTGCGGTCAACCTGTGGTACCACGTCGGCTCGGCCAATGAACGGCTGGAGCGGACCGGCTTTGCCCACCTGTTCGAACATATGCTGTTTCAGGGATCGGAACAGGTGGCAGCCAACGAACACTTCGAACTGGTGCAGCGTGCCGGCGGCACGCTGAACGGGTCGACCTGGCTGGATCGGACCAACTATTACGAAACGCTGCCTTCCAACCAACTGGCCCTGGCCCTCTGGCTGGAAGCCGATCGGATGGGGCGCTTCCTCCCCGGATTGACACAGCAGAAGCTGGATACCCAACGCGATGTGGTGAAAAACGAACGGCGCTGGTCGGTGGATAACCAGCCGTACGGCACCTGGTGGGAAAAACTGCCGGCGCTCTGTTTTCCCGAGCAGCACCCCTTCCATCACTCGCTGATCGGTTCGATGGAACACCTGTCGGACGCGTCCCTGGAGGATGTGGCCGACTTCTTCCGCACGTATTACACCCCGGACAACGCGGTGTTGACCATTGCCGGCGATCTCGATCGGGCCGAGGCGATCCGTTTGGTTGATGCGTATTTCGGCCCCATCCCGCAAGGCGCGCCGCGCCCCCCGCTGCGGGACATGACAGTGTCGGCCACCTTTGGAACGACGCTTCGCGAGGTGGTGACCGACGCGGTGGCGCTGCCCCGACTGTTCGTGGCCTGCCGCACGCCCGTCTTCGGCAGTGACGGCTACTACGCGGCCAGCCTGGCGTCGGCAATTCTGGGACTTCGCACCGGCAGTCGGTTGGAGCAGTCATTGGTGCGCACACAACGGGTGGCGTCGCAGGCCAGCGCGTTCACGTATGATCTGGCCAAGGGCAGCGACCTGCTGATTGTCGATGCCACCGCCCATGGTGACGTGTCGGCCGAGCAACTCGAGGCGGCCGTGTTGGCGGAACTCGATCGCATTCACGAGCACGGGGTCACCGAAACAGAAGTCGCGCGCGCGCGCGCGCTGATCGAGACGAGTTTCGTGACCGGATTGCAGTCTGCGGCCGAGCGCGCCGATCAGTTGTCGCGGTTCGCGACCTATTTTGGCGACCCGAGTCTCGCCAACGATCAAGTGGCTCGCTATCAGGCGGTCACCGCCGCTGATGTGTCCAGGCTGACACGCGAGCGACTGGGGCCCGACAATCGGGCCGTGCTGTTGTACCTGCCGGCTCCGGTTGACGATGTTGATGCGGATTTGGCGGTTGCTGACGCTGCGGTGATCGCGTGA